One stretch of Candidatus Baltobacteraceae bacterium DNA includes these proteins:
- the rfbD gene encoding dTDP-4-dehydrorhamnose reductase, which produces MTQLLGHPLVIGSSGQLGTELTRVFEDCGVTGLDHTAIEIESDASVEEAFARVKPTIVINTASYHNVDQCEQNPDRAFAVNATAVDRLSAACVRIDAAFATISSDYVFAGDAGRPYSERDEPAPVNVYGESKRAGELAALSRPKAFVFRTSGLYGLRTATQKGHTFVNRIIKQAENGETPRVVTDVIFSPSFASDVALAIRQVIEREAYGLYNVTNAGHCSWFEYAKEALRLAGLSTEITPASYRDFASNVKRPTYSALAHEALAKIGITMPSWQDGLQRYIAARLSVGAS; this is translated from the coding sequence TTGACACAACTTCTGGGCCATCCCTTGGTCATTGGTTCGTCGGGGCAACTCGGTACCGAACTCACGCGCGTATTCGAAGATTGTGGCGTCACCGGCCTCGATCACACGGCGATCGAGATCGAGAGCGATGCGTCCGTCGAGGAGGCATTCGCGCGCGTCAAGCCGACAATCGTGATCAACACGGCGTCGTATCATAACGTCGATCAATGCGAGCAGAATCCCGACCGTGCCTTCGCCGTCAATGCAACTGCTGTCGACCGGTTGTCGGCCGCGTGCGTGAGGATCGACGCGGCCTTTGCCACGATTAGCTCGGACTATGTTTTTGCAGGCGATGCCGGCAGGCCGTATTCCGAACGCGATGAGCCGGCACCGGTAAACGTGTACGGCGAATCCAAGCGGGCGGGCGAACTGGCGGCACTGAGTCGTCCCAAGGCGTTCGTCTTCCGTACCAGCGGTCTTTACGGACTCCGCACTGCGACGCAAAAGGGTCACACGTTCGTCAATCGCATCATAAAACAAGCTGAAAACGGCGAGACGCCGCGCGTTGTCACCGACGTTATATTTTCGCCTTCATTCGCGAGTGATGTCGCTCTTGCGATCCGGCAAGTAATCGAGCGCGAGGCGTACGGCCTATACAATGTGACCAACGCCGGACACTGCAGCTGGTTCGAGTATGCGAAGGAAGCGCTGCGTCTAGCCGGGCTCTCGACGGAGATAACGCCCGCGTCCTATCGCGATTTCGCATCAAACGTGAAACGTCCGACGTATAGCGCGCTTGCGCATGAAGCGCTCGCAAAAATCGGCATTACGATGCCGTCGTGGCAGGACGGACTGCAGCGCTACATCGCCGCACGTCTTTCCGTTGGGGCTTCGTGA
- a CDS encoding glycosyltransferase yields MSALVYSIIIPGRNESARIESTLDDFAKTFYDSEIIVVLNGCTDATPAIVRGLRAQFSNIVVVEIEDAVGKGGAVRAGMLVAKAPVVAYVDADHATSAAELRRLCESLDGDGIVASRWCKGAIVEVAQPFARRIASRVFNALVRAAFGLRFTDTQCGAKVFRTASIRDVLPYVETSNFAFDVDLLFAMKNAGMNVREVPTVWRDVEGSRLNLVPASARMFAAIVRLRIRNSFLRWVVPAFDRLFPTSPMRSHSGLNILILNWRDPEHPQAGGAEKYLHEMARRWVASGHAVEWLTARFPGAASTTTIDGVRVMRVGNAMSVYALLPIAYLRKFRDRFDVVIDAENGIPFFSPLFSMKPKICLVFHVHQQVLKKYLPAAIGSILIWAESWLMPRLYRTSKFVTISNDTREAMHAIGIPRQSVDIVYSGVDAEMVPGTKSLVPLFAYVGRLKVYKRVECIIEAFSAVRAAFPNAMLHIAGDGDDRGRLEECALRLGLAESVVFEGLVSQQRKVELLQSAWAYVSASEIEGWGIGVIEANACGTPALVYGVPGLREAVIDGVSGLVIEDGSDLSPALLSIVRDEPLRRRLESGAVSRAREFSWDAAAQAMVDVAMHAVIGDYYGLAHLSGEWSLIKRVRNDGDSIALAKIPLVSERKTAGG; encoded by the coding sequence GTGAGCGCTCTGGTCTACTCCATCATCATTCCCGGTCGCAACGAAAGCGCACGCATCGAGAGCACGCTCGACGATTTTGCGAAGACCTTCTACGATTCGGAGATCATCGTCGTCCTCAATGGTTGCACGGACGCAACGCCTGCCATCGTTCGCGGCCTGAGGGCGCAGTTTTCGAACATCGTCGTGGTCGAGATCGAAGACGCAGTCGGGAAAGGCGGCGCGGTGCGGGCCGGCATGCTCGTCGCCAAGGCTCCTGTCGTTGCGTACGTCGATGCCGATCACGCGACGAGCGCGGCCGAACTTCGCCGTTTGTGCGAATCGCTCGACGGTGACGGAATCGTTGCGTCCCGCTGGTGCAAAGGCGCGATTGTCGAGGTAGCGCAACCCTTTGCCCGACGGATTGCAAGCCGTGTGTTCAATGCTCTCGTGCGCGCAGCCTTCGGCTTGCGGTTTACCGACACGCAATGTGGGGCCAAGGTTTTTCGGACCGCGTCGATTCGCGACGTTCTGCCTTATGTTGAGACATCGAACTTTGCATTCGACGTGGACCTGCTCTTTGCGATGAAGAATGCCGGGATGAACGTGCGCGAGGTACCGACGGTTTGGCGAGACGTTGAAGGCTCGCGCCTCAATCTCGTCCCGGCCTCGGCGCGCATGTTCGCTGCAATCGTGCGCTTGCGAATTCGAAACTCGTTCTTGCGCTGGGTTGTACCCGCATTCGACCGGTTGTTTCCTACGTCGCCAATGCGCTCGCACTCGGGATTGAATATCCTCATCTTGAACTGGCGTGATCCCGAGCATCCGCAAGCCGGAGGCGCCGAGAAGTACTTGCACGAGATGGCGCGACGCTGGGTTGCGTCGGGCCATGCGGTTGAATGGCTGACGGCACGTTTCCCCGGGGCCGCTTCGACAACCACGATCGATGGTGTTCGCGTTATGCGCGTCGGGAACGCGATGTCCGTGTACGCGCTCTTGCCGATCGCATACTTAAGGAAGTTCCGCGATAGATTCGACGTCGTCATCGACGCGGAGAACGGGATTCCGTTCTTCAGCCCACTCTTCTCGATGAAGCCGAAGATCTGCCTCGTCTTTCACGTCCACCAGCAGGTGCTCAAGAAGTATCTGCCTGCCGCAATCGGCAGCATACTGATCTGGGCCGAATCGTGGCTGATGCCCCGGCTTTATCGAACCAGCAAATTCGTCACGATCTCAAACGATACACGCGAAGCAATGCACGCAATCGGCATTCCGCGGCAATCGGTTGACATCGTTTATAGCGGCGTCGACGCCGAAATGGTTCCCGGCACGAAATCGCTGGTCCCATTGTTTGCCTACGTCGGTCGCTTGAAAGTGTATAAGCGCGTCGAGTGCATCATCGAAGCATTCTCCGCAGTGCGCGCCGCCTTTCCAAATGCAATGCTGCACATTGCCGGAGACGGCGACGACCGTGGACGCCTCGAGGAATGCGCACTCCGGCTAGGACTCGCGGAGAGTGTCGTCTTCGAAGGCTTAGTATCGCAGCAACGCAAGGTCGAGCTCTTGCAATCTGCGTGGGCCTACGTCTCCGCGTCGGAGATCGAGGGTTGGGGCATCGGCGTCATTGAGGCCAACGCGTGCGGCACCCCTGCTCTCGTGTACGGGGTTCCAGGTTTGCGTGAAGCGGTCATCGATGGCGTGAGCGGCTTAGTTATCGAAGACGGGTCGGATCTTTCACCCGCGCTCCTCTCTATCGTGCGAGATGAACCGCTCCGGCGCCGGCTCGAATCCGGCGCAGTTTCTCGCGCTCGAGAATTCTCGTGGGACGCAGCCGCTCAGGCCATGGTTGACGTCGCGATGCACGCGGTGATCGGCGACTATTACGGCCTGGCGCATCTCTCGGGCGAGTGGAGTCTCATCAAGCGGGTTCGCAATGACGGCGACTCGATAGCGCTTGCGAAGATTCCGCTAGTGAGCGAGCGAAAGACAGCCGGTGGATGA
- a CDS encoding glycosyltransferase, translating to MKRSIALLTPWYGPECTGGAESLARELAERLSVENKVTILTTTSRSFLHDWDKDFHKAGRSKEGSKDVLRFRVRRRDRRIFNDLNTSLLELPQERWGEVARSRSFTDPFIENSINSPDLENYLARESASHYDAVLALPYLYGVVVRGIAAASGPVHLVPCLHDEAYARIPHIEDAFHKARTLLFNSAGEAALAKQLYGPGILHKSHIVGTGVPPAGEAGPLPPIATSPYYLFLGRRAPEKGLDLLLEAFQRSRGNGHGREIALILAGPGERSYSDPDRGIHDLGFVDEATKRALLRDALALASPSKNESYSRVLMEAWREHTPVIAHADCLATATAVRESRGGLVAGTSDEWTRALNAMHSMEAVSRQAMGASGAEYAAENADWDKALARLRDAIGIEQAASPAPKRGKRIDQVLEAVDEGDAITQQARRIRDRLRDIGYDSNIYATSIPPGVSDAHSLVQSSVSGADALILHHSIGSNAADAVLKARCRKAMVYHNITPARFFAPYAPDVAAQLEQGREQLAASVQKFDILIGASDYNARELVALGAKNVRTLPVVPDLNRFDRTPADGSIRLRRGTTWLFVGRIVPNKGIKALIEAFAAYLRFDDSASLVVLGKFDGGDAYYSELRRSVAEYNIRPYVTFTGYMEDDSVVGKYRSADVFVCLSEHEGFCVPLVEAMFFDVPIVAKALTAVPETLGPAGLILEPGADAFDVAAAVWEVVTNAKVRRTILEAQRERREAFLAEKIDPLIDALGADLIAY from the coding sequence GTGAAGCGCAGCATCGCCCTCCTCACGCCGTGGTACGGCCCGGAGTGCACGGGCGGAGCCGAATCGCTTGCGCGTGAGCTCGCCGAGCGTCTCTCCGTGGAAAATAAAGTCACAATCCTAACGACAACGTCGCGTTCGTTCTTGCACGACTGGGACAAAGATTTTCACAAGGCCGGACGCTCGAAGGAAGGGTCGAAGGACGTTTTACGATTTCGCGTCCGAAGGCGCGATCGTAGGATATTCAACGACCTCAACACGTCGCTCCTCGAGCTTCCGCAAGAACGCTGGGGCGAGGTTGCTCGCAGCCGGTCGTTCACCGATCCGTTCATCGAGAACTCGATCAACTCGCCGGACCTGGAGAATTATCTAGCACGAGAGAGTGCATCGCACTATGATGCCGTCCTCGCGCTTCCGTATCTCTACGGTGTTGTCGTCCGCGGCATCGCTGCAGCGAGCGGGCCTGTACATCTCGTTCCATGTCTGCATGACGAAGCGTATGCGCGAATACCGCACATCGAAGACGCGTTTCACAAGGCACGAACGCTGCTCTTCAACAGCGCAGGCGAAGCTGCGCTCGCGAAACAGCTGTACGGGCCCGGCATTTTACACAAGTCGCACATTGTCGGCACGGGAGTGCCACCCGCCGGCGAAGCCGGGCCGCTTCCCCCGATCGCAACGTCGCCCTATTATCTCTTTCTTGGCCGCCGTGCGCCCGAAAAAGGCTTGGATCTTCTGCTCGAAGCTTTTCAGCGCTCGCGCGGAAACGGCCACGGGCGAGAGATCGCGCTTATTCTCGCGGGCCCGGGTGAACGATCGTATTCCGATCCAGATCGTGGCATTCACGATCTCGGCTTCGTCGATGAGGCGACGAAGCGCGCGCTCTTGCGCGACGCTCTTGCCCTTGCGAGTCCAAGTAAGAACGAAAGCTATTCGCGCGTCTTGATGGAAGCGTGGCGCGAACACACGCCCGTCATCGCGCACGCAGATTGTCTCGCCACCGCAACCGCCGTCCGCGAGTCGCGAGGCGGTTTGGTCGCAGGCACGAGCGATGAGTGGACAAGGGCGCTGAACGCGATGCACTCGATGGAAGCTGTATCGCGCCAAGCGATGGGCGCTTCCGGCGCGGAATACGCTGCCGAGAACGCCGATTGGGACAAGGCTCTTGCGCGGCTGCGCGATGCTATCGGCATCGAGCAGGCCGCCTCCCCGGCTCCGAAACGCGGCAAACGGATCGATCAAGTACTTGAAGCCGTCGACGAAGGTGATGCCATCACGCAGCAGGCGCGACGCATTCGGGACCGCTTACGCGACATCGGTTACGATTCGAACATCTACGCAACGAGCATCCCGCCCGGCGTCTCCGATGCGCATTCGCTTGTCCAATCAAGCGTGAGCGGTGCGGATGCGCTTATCCTTCATCATTCGATTGGCTCGAACGCGGCAGACGCCGTTTTGAAAGCCCGATGCCGCAAAGCGATGGTTTATCACAATATTACGCCGGCGAGGTTTTTCGCGCCTTACGCGCCCGACGTTGCCGCACAACTCGAGCAGGGTCGCGAGCAGTTGGCTGCGTCGGTCCAGAAGTTCGATATCCTCATTGGGGCTTCGGATTACAACGCACGCGAGCTTGTCGCGCTTGGCGCGAAGAACGTGCGGACGCTTCCCGTAGTACCAGATCTAAACCGCTTTGACCGCACGCCGGCGGACGGGTCGATCCGCCTGCGGCGCGGGACAACTTGGCTCTTCGTGGGGCGCATCGTTCCGAACAAAGGCATAAAGGCGCTGATTGAAGCCTTTGCCGCATACCTGCGTTTCGACGACTCGGCGAGTTTGGTCGTGCTTGGAAAATTCGATGGCGGAGACGCCTACTATAGCGAGCTCCGACGTAGCGTCGCCGAGTACAACATCAGGCCGTACGTGACGTTTACGGGTTATATGGAGGACGACAGCGTCGTCGGGAAATATCGCAGCGCCGATGTGTTCGTCTGCTTGAGCGAGCACGAGGGGTTTTGCGTGCCGCTAGTTGAGGCGATGTTCTTCGACGTTCCGATCGTTGCGAAAGCATTGACGGCCGTGCCCGAGACTCTCGGGCCCGCCGGACTCATTCTCGAGCCCGGCGCCGACGCATTCGACGTCGCTGCAGCCGTTTGGGAAGTCGTCACGAATGCGAAGGTACGCCGTACGATCCTGGAGGCCCAACGTGAACGACGCGAAGCATTTCTCGCGGAGAAAATCGACCCACTGATTGATGCGCTAGGCGCGGACCTCATCGCGTACTAA
- a CDS encoding ABC transporter permease, whose translation MTAAIFPATSNASVRRYVELVTTIAERNIKARYRGSVLGVFWSLSNPLIMTGVYTLIFGTAFASYYGNSIPNYVLAVFMGLVVVTFFSQASSQALTSVVANGSLVNKIRIPLSVFPVAIVVANLFQFIVGVLPVIVVVTLLASHHPERVLFLIVPALSLLLVTVGASLATSALFVFFRDLPYVYELVVFITWMTSPIFYPEEIVPHKLRFWVHINPIAAIANDIRQIAFGISAPSFQSLALTLLTAVATLLAGAAIFYSLRRHAMDLL comes from the coding sequence GTGACCGCAGCGATCTTTCCGGCGACTAGCAATGCGAGCGTGCGAAGGTACGTCGAGCTTGTAACCACGATTGCAGAGCGCAACATCAAGGCCCGCTATCGCGGGTCGGTTCTTGGCGTCTTCTGGTCGCTATCGAATCCCTTGATCATGACCGGCGTCTACACGCTCATTTTCGGCACGGCGTTTGCCTCGTACTACGGAAATTCTATCCCGAATTACGTTTTGGCCGTCTTCATGGGCCTCGTTGTCGTTACGTTTTTTTCGCAGGCATCGAGCCAAGCGCTCACCTCTGTTGTCGCTAACGGATCGCTCGTCAACAAGATCAGAATTCCACTGAGCGTCTTCCCCGTTGCGATCGTCGTTGCGAACTTGTTCCAGTTTATCGTCGGCGTCTTGCCGGTAATCGTAGTCGTAACGCTACTCGCGAGCCATCACCCCGAGCGTGTACTGTTCCTGATCGTCCCGGCGTTATCGCTCCTCCTCGTCACCGTCGGAGCATCGCTCGCCACATCTGCACTCTTCGTCTTCTTCCGCGACCTACCGTACGTCTACGAGCTTGTCGTCTTCATCACGTGGATGACGAGCCCGATCTTCTATCCTGAAGAGATCGTTCCGCACAAGCTACGCTTCTGGGTACACATCAATCCCATCGCGGCAATCGCCAACGACATTCGGCAAATCGCATTCGGCATATCCGCGCCGAGCTTTCAGTCGCTCGCGCTCACGCTACTGACGGCCGTCGCAACGCTTTTGGCGGGCGCAGCGATATTCTATTCGCTGCGACGTCACGCCATGGATCTGCTCTAG
- a CDS encoding ABC transporter ATP-binding protein → MSIEAGEKIGIIGPNGSGKTTLLKVICGILSPTRGKATTNGTIAPLIELGAGFDPELSLVDNVIYYGLLLGIERHRMNEHLDAILDFAELQDYRNEPVKTLSSGMTARLGFSIATEFRSDILILDEVLSVGDEAFQRKCRERIDHLWDEHVTILVVSHNLDFILKACDRALWLDKGSIAYDGAPQEAVLQYKLRVEQQRLEGTGRPAMLLLGPEHADSKYAGKLFAFFDGNRHLVLDNNWMSSNGLDDTTALRFSDETIDRIPEGEPVGNLAAISGG, encoded by the coding sequence TTGAGCATCGAGGCCGGTGAAAAGATTGGGATCATCGGCCCGAATGGCTCTGGTAAGACGACGCTTTTGAAAGTCATCTGTGGAATTCTATCGCCGACGCGTGGTAAGGCCACCACGAATGGAACCATCGCGCCCCTCATCGAGTTGGGTGCAGGATTTGACCCCGAACTTTCACTTGTCGACAATGTCATCTACTACGGGCTCTTGCTGGGAATCGAACGGCACCGTATGAACGAGCACCTCGATGCGATCTTGGACTTTGCGGAGCTACAAGACTACCGAAATGAACCCGTCAAAACGCTTTCCTCCGGCATGACTGCTAGACTTGGCTTTTCGATCGCGACTGAGTTTCGATCAGACATTCTCATCCTCGATGAAGTCCTGTCAGTCGGCGACGAAGCATTCCAGCGGAAATGTCGCGAACGCATCGATCATCTTTGGGATGAGCATGTCACGATTCTGGTCGTTTCCCATAACCTTGATTTCATTCTCAAGGCCTGTGATCGAGCGCTCTGGCTCGATAAGGGCTCAATCGCCTATGACGGCGCGCCGCAGGAAGCTGTTCTGCAGTACAAGCTCCGCGTCGAGCAACAGCGCCTGGAAGGCACCGGTCGGCCCGCAATGCTTTTGCTCGGCCCCGAACACGCGGACTCAAAATATGCCGGAAAGCTATTCGCCTTCTTCGATGGAAACCGGCACCTCGTGCTCGATAATAACTGGATGAGCTCCAACGGGCTCGACGATACCACCGCCTTGCGCTTTTCCGATGAGACGATCGATCGTATACCGGAAGGCGAGCCCGTGGGAAATCTAGCGGCCATCTCAGGCGGATGA
- a CDS encoding nucleotide sugar dehydrogenase, producing MNVSVIGLGKLGAPMAAVFAAKGHRLIGLDANAAFLTALAAGRAPVDEPRLQEMIDAGKDRMAVTSDYEQLVDQSDVTFIIVPTPSDESGAFSNECVLAVVEKLGAALRKRSAYHVVVVTSTVMPGATGGVISETLERSSGRSVGSDIGLCYNPEFIALGSVVNNMLRPDFLLIGESDRRAGDTVESVYKWVCENNPPARRMNFVNAELAKIAVNTFVTTKISYANMIADICDRLPGADADVVADAIGSDTRIGRKYLRGATGYGGPCFPRDNVAFAALASSVGARPDIARATDAINKYQIDRLVQAISSRVSDGARVAILGMSYKPDTSVVEQSQGLLLAKRLHDDGYVVTIHDPVAGEVASGILGSGVVRADSIEDALQNVDIAIIVTPWPEYARLSKANLPRVVPVIDCWRILTTDASRSAVEPIWLGYGSAAVVAATPL from the coding sequence ATGAACGTCTCCGTAATCGGCTTAGGGAAGCTCGGAGCGCCGATGGCGGCCGTTTTCGCAGCAAAAGGGCATCGCCTCATTGGTCTTGACGCAAATGCGGCATTCCTGACAGCCTTGGCGGCTGGGCGAGCGCCGGTCGACGAGCCGCGCTTACAAGAGATGATTGACGCAGGAAAAGATCGGATGGCCGTCACGTCCGATTACGAGCAGCTCGTCGACCAGAGTGACGTCACATTTATTATCGTGCCGACGCCCAGTGACGAGAGCGGTGCATTCTCGAACGAGTGCGTGCTTGCCGTTGTCGAAAAGTTGGGTGCAGCATTGCGCAAGAGGAGCGCATATCACGTCGTCGTTGTTACATCGACGGTTATGCCGGGGGCAACGGGAGGTGTCATTAGCGAAACCCTGGAGCGGTCATCAGGCCGATCCGTGGGTTCGGACATCGGCCTCTGTTACAATCCGGAATTTATCGCGCTCGGTAGCGTCGTCAATAATATGCTCCGTCCCGATTTTTTGTTGATCGGTGAGAGCGACCGGCGCGCCGGCGACACGGTCGAGTCGGTTTATAAGTGGGTTTGCGAAAATAATCCGCCGGCTCGACGCATGAACTTCGTGAATGCAGAGTTAGCGAAGATCGCGGTCAACACATTCGTTACAACCAAGATCTCGTATGCCAACATGATCGCCGACATCTGTGATCGACTTCCAGGCGCAGACGCCGACGTCGTCGCGGACGCGATTGGAAGCGACACGCGAATCGGGAGAAAATATCTTCGTGGTGCAACCGGTTACGGCGGCCCATGTTTCCCGCGCGACAATGTGGCTTTCGCTGCACTCGCAAGCAGTGTAGGCGCTCGGCCCGATATCGCACGCGCGACCGATGCGATCAACAAGTATCAGATCGATCGCCTCGTACAAGCGATCTCGTCACGTGTGTCAGACGGGGCTCGTGTCGCTATTCTTGGCATGTCCTATAAACCGGACACGTCGGTTGTCGAGCAGAGCCAGGGCCTTTTGCTCGCGAAGCGTCTCCATGACGACGGCTATGTCGTGACAATACATGATCCCGTGGCAGGCGAAGTAGCGTCGGGAATTCTCGGATCGGGCGTCGTTCGTGCGGATAGCATCGAGGATGCATTGCAGAACGTCGACATTGCAATCATCGTCACGCCGTGGCCCGAATACGCACGGCTTTCGAAAGCGAATCTGCCGAGGGTCGTGCCCGTGATTGATTGTTGGCGAATCTTAACGACAGATGCGAGTAGGTCGGCGGTAGAGCCGATCTGGCTTGGTTACGGCAGCGCGGCAGTAGTAGCGGCAACCCCGCTGTAG
- a CDS encoding NAD-dependent epimerase/dehydratase family protein, whose amino-acid sequence MSRGPILIAGGGGFIGGWMAREALSRGYSYVRSVDVKPREAWYQVHSDVDNLVLDLRNPDDCRRALRGVENVINLAADMGGMGYIENHRANCMISVLINTNLLCAARDLTVERYFFSSSACVYNVDKQREADVTPLKEDDAYPAMPENGYGWEKLFSERMCRHFYEDFGLQTRVARYHNVYGPEGTWDGGREKAPAAICRKVALAKLSGKREIEIWGDGEQTRTFMYIDDCVHGTYMLTDGDFAEPLNVGSGELVSINQMVGIVEKIAGIKLKRSYKLDAPKGVRGRSSDNRLIKTIFKWEPTISLESGLEKTYHWIYDQIVAANRVPQIAR is encoded by the coding sequence ATGTCACGGGGACCAATACTTATAGCGGGCGGCGGCGGATTCATTGGGGGCTGGATGGCTCGCGAAGCGTTATCTCGCGGCTATTCTTACGTCCGCAGCGTTGATGTGAAACCCCGAGAAGCATGGTACCAAGTCCATTCAGACGTCGACAATCTCGTTCTCGATCTTCGAAATCCTGATGATTGCCGCCGAGCGCTACGCGGTGTAGAGAACGTCATAAATCTCGCCGCAGATATGGGCGGCATGGGGTACATTGAGAATCACCGCGCAAACTGTATGATCTCAGTTCTCATCAACACGAACTTGCTGTGCGCCGCTCGAGATCTGACCGTCGAACGCTACTTCTTTTCTTCGTCGGCCTGCGTATACAACGTTGACAAGCAACGCGAAGCTGATGTAACGCCTCTGAAAGAGGACGACGCATACCCTGCGATGCCGGAAAACGGCTATGGGTGGGAAAAGCTCTTTTCGGAGCGGATGTGCCGGCACTTCTATGAAGACTTCGGTCTTCAAACGCGTGTCGCTCGATACCACAACGTCTACGGGCCAGAAGGTACGTGGGACGGGGGTCGCGAGAAAGCGCCGGCGGCAATCTGCCGCAAAGTTGCGCTCGCGAAACTCTCAGGTAAGCGCGAGATTGAGATTTGGGGTGACGGCGAGCAGACCCGGACGTTTATGTACATTGATGATTGCGTTCATGGCACCTACATGCTCACTGATGGTGATTTCGCGGAACCCTTAAACGTCGGCTCGGGCGAGTTAGTCTCGATCAATCAGATGGTAGGCATTGTCGAGAAAATCGCCGGCATCAAATTGAAGCGCTCATACAAACTCGACGCTCCAAAAGGTGTGCGCGGCCGCAGCTCGGACAACCGATTAATCAAAACAATCTTTAAATGGGAGCCGACGATCTCTCTGGAGAGCGGCCTAGAAAAAACCTACCACTGGATCTATGACCAAATAGTCGCTGCCAATAGAGTACCGCAGATCGCGCGGTAA
- a CDS encoding SDR family NAD(P)-dependent oxidoreductase, whose amino-acid sequence MTSPPLDMTSRSVTDYFRGRRVLVTGACGTVGQQLVRHLLERLDVEALVGLDNNESELLFLEERHKKHSNTRFRLCDIRDLSSLQREARGIDIIFHAAAYKHVYLCERSPLEAIQTNVLGVQNVIQCASDNNVGRLVFTSSDKAVNPTNVMGTSKLMGERLVTAAAIDSGRCDTVFLSTRFGNVLGSRGSVIPIFRDQIRRGGPVTLSDPRMTRFIMSLDEAAWLVIESTVLAKRGDVLITKMPTIKITDLAEVLISEQAPRYGLRPSDISIVNVGPRPGEKLYEELMNEEETRRSIELERYFVVRPAMLGDPGDDYSGRPGIAVTRPYNSANEKPLSRADLAQFLHDKQLIEQA is encoded by the coding sequence ATGACTAGTCCTCCGTTAGACATGACGTCCAGGAGTGTTACGGATTATTTTCGTGGCCGGCGCGTGCTCGTCACCGGTGCGTGCGGCACGGTGGGTCAACAGCTCGTGCGTCATCTCCTTGAGCGTCTCGACGTTGAGGCACTCGTTGGCCTCGACAACAACGAGAGTGAACTGCTTTTCCTCGAAGAGCGCCACAAGAAGCACAGCAACACTCGTTTTCGCCTCTGCGATATTCGCGATCTCTCATCCCTTCAGCGCGAGGCGCGGGGAATCGACATCATCTTCCACGCCGCAGCGTACAAGCACGTTTATCTTTGTGAACGCTCTCCGCTCGAAGCAATTCAGACAAACGTTCTTGGTGTTCAGAACGTAATCCAATGCGCGAGTGATAATAACGTAGGCCGACTGGTCTTTACAAGCAGCGATAAGGCCGTGAATCCCACGAACGTTATGGGAACATCTAAGCTGATGGGCGAGCGGCTTGTGACCGCCGCTGCGATCGACTCGGGTCGATGCGACACCGTTTTTCTTTCGACTCGCTTTGGAAACGTTTTAGGCTCGCGCGGTTCAGTTATACCAATTTTCAGAGATCAGATACGGCGCGGCGGACCCGTCACACTATCAGATCCGAGGATGACCCGATTCATCATGTCGCTCGACGAAGCGGCGTGGCTCGTCATCGAATCGACGGTGCTTGCCAAGCGTGGCGACGTCCTAATCACGAAAATGCCAACTATCAAGATTACTGATCTGGCAGAAGTATTGATTAGCGAGCAAGCCCCTCGCTACGGATTGCGGCCGAGTGACATTAGTATCGTCAACGTCGGCCCGAGGCCTGGCGAGAAGCTTTATGAAGAGCTCATGAACGAAGAGGAAACGCGCCGCTCGATCGAACTCGAGCGCTATTTTGTCGTACGACCCGCTATGCTTGGCGATCCTGGCGACGACTACAGCGGGCGGCCAGGGATAGCCGTTACTCGACCCTACAACTCGGCTAACGAAAAGCCGTTATCGCGTGCCGATCTGGCGCAGTTTCTTCACGACAAGCAGCTGATCGAGCAGGCATAG
- a CDS encoding class I SAM-dependent methyltransferase: MRDERMWEVAQFCKGRVLDVGCGPGNLFIKRFIGADCGIGVDFFAYEGVEHLVEDPTQIPFPDSSFDTVTLVAVGGHIPKNLRTAEFMEFSRLLKPGGRLVMTEGEPITQLLSHKWQHFYMGLQGKVDMDHERGMEEDEEFCMPREELLGYLNTRPLQHLVTRSFQWGLNSVYVAEKMSE; the protein is encoded by the coding sequence ATGCGTGACGAGCGCATGTGGGAAGTTGCTCAGTTTTGCAAAGGACGTGTGCTCGATGTTGGCTGCGGCCCGGGCAACCTCTTTATCAAGCGTTTTATCGGGGCGGATTGTGGGATCGGGGTGGACTTTTTTGCGTACGAAGGCGTCGAGCATTTGGTCGAGGACCCGACGCAGATTCCTTTCCCGGATAGCAGTTTTGACACCGTTACGCTTGTCGCGGTCGGCGGTCACATACCCAAGAATCTGCGAACTGCAGAGTTCATGGAGTTTAGCCGGCTTCTAAAACCTGGTGGTCGCCTTGTGATGACTGAAGGCGAGCCGATTACGCAATTACTGAGTCATAAATGGCAACACTTTTATATGGGCCTGCAAGGTAAAGTTGACATGGACCACGAGCGTGGCATGGAAGAGGATGAGGAGTTCTGTATGCCGCGCGAAGAGTTGCTCGGCTACCTCAACACGCGCCCATTGCAGCATTTGGTAACGCGCTCATTTCAATGGGGATTGAACAGCGTTTACGTCGCGGAGAAAATGTCCGAATGA